The region TTCCTAATTTCCTGGTTCTTTCCATttgtttcagttatttattagtGTGAAAAGCAACATCagcaaaaatattcagattttcagaAGTTCAGTTTCTCTAGCTTGTTCTTCTGTCTGAATTTAAACTGGAATTTTCTTTGATCTTTATTTTAGTGGAAAGACTTGAGTCTTACTGGTGACTTGGAAAACAATGATTTTGTCCCACCTCTGCCACTTGGACTCCTACATCTGCTATTGAACTTCTTCACAGCAAATGTTACCACTTTGTAAAACCAGTTAAAAAGAAGATATTCAACATTTGAGCTTTGTAAATATTGCTTGGAATATGATCTGCCTATTTTGTTCCCATTTTGGAACTTCATCCACATAAACTGGTCAACATAGAGCTTTGTTAACAGACCTCTCTTTCATCACCAACCCTCTCTGGTGATTACTCTTGTGTAATGTTACAGTTACCTGTTAAATGCTACTGATTTTCATCTTTATTCTTTATAGATTAGTCTGTAAAACTTGCCTGTGTTTCTTAGAATTGTTTATGATCTTTAGTCTTTTCCTCAGTTCTTTTACatccaaatattatttttatgtgtAGGGTTTTTACTTctattgttttgtcttttggttcccctttttttacattgttctCTGTTGTCTTTTTCTGTCATCTAGTTTTCTTTCCATAAACAACTCACCTCATCCCGCTTGATGTCGGGGCTTTAATCCTCATATGTTTTCCACAATCCCACTGCTTGCATAAACAACTCTCCTCACTTGGCTTTATGTTAAATAGCAGGCATGTAACTTTAGAGGTTTCCTGTATAATGTATTTAAATCCCTTCAGAACAGGGCTCAGCGATCAGGCATAACTTATTTATAAACCACTGGTGCAAAAAACATAGATGTAGAGGAGTCAGTGGATGTTTCTGGCTTTCTTCATTGTGGATGAAGCAAAGATATTCATTTATAGACTAACCTTGATGTTGCAGCAAGTGCCCAATGATTAGGATCAAATTTgtcaaaaacatggaaaaagtgTTCTAGGATTTTAGATAGAAATATaaaattcaatgttttttctTGTCCTGTGATATTTTCTACTTCATACCATACTGGTACCCCTGGTAAACAATGTCTAAAACCATCAAATAAGTTCCCTACAATCTCATTAGCTCTTTTCAGATcatatgtgctcagtgtgaTCCACTGAGATCATGGACCATGTGTGCTTTCAGAGCATGCTGTTAGGATTGTGGTACAAAGGGGGCGTGGCTAACACCAGTATCCTCAGGACTTACCTGAGAAATATGCAAcagatgtgttgttttttttcaaagtcctTTTACTGAAAAGGTGCCATTCATCTGCACTCATATTGTTCCCCAACAGGTACACAGTATCATTGGTAATGTGGGGTTCTTGCTGCATTCCATTTACCTCGTAACTCGAAATTGGGAAGTAGGAGTAACGTCAGCCCTGAGGTGATGGCGTTCTACTTTCCTGCTTTTCTGAAAGTCTAAAAAAACATGGATGCTCGTGTTCTGTATTGCTCGTATATGGCTGCTATGGCCACTgctacaacaataacaatgacaataacaGTCTTCTACACTGTATTTTGTGCTTATAACCAGCGTTGAAACATTTTGTCTTATAAACACTAAAAAGTAGTATGTGTACGACTGACTAAATGTTACAGAAATAATAAAGTACTGCTAAAAACTGTCAATGTAAGAAGTTTTTTTACCATTGTTGATGCAAGTGGCAGCCATCTTGAAATCCTAACTGTAGGTAGTTGGAGTCGTTCCCACTCCGTTTCTGAGTGGCATGTCTAACTTTAAGGGGCGTTCCAGGTGAAATTTATGACTGGGAACTGTGAAATTTCCATTTCCTACTACTACTGGAACAGCATCAATTTCTATCCTGGGGACAATTTGACATGTGGCTGGTGGACACAGGAATTGAACCTGCAACCTTTTGACTGATGACTACCCTTCCCACCGAGCCACAGCCATCCCAATTATTGGTACCCCTAATAATCCCTTCAAAAAAAGTATAACTAATGTATTTTTCATGCATATTTGACTTTAAAGTTAATGTGTGTGACAGTCTTTTATTAGTAATCCAGGACTGTttgtttccctggggtataaatgCAAATCACTGGGTGACACTGCTGACACCGAATCCTGTGAAGCCATATATCCTTCCCCTGTCTCATGTTAGGTGTGTTAGGCCCAAAGTGTTAATTTGAACTGTGTTAGTTATTTAAGTCCAGTTCAAATATGCTGgattttaaaaacccagttctAAAGCCGTCCACTTGTAAGTGATTTAAGCAGGACTCCTGCTGATGCCAGCTCTGAACAGGGCCTGTGAGATCCAGATAAggtgacttttgtttttattctttggcAGGGGCAAGTTTTGCGTGGGGAAAGGTACACCCTGCTCCGGAACAATGGAGCTAAATGGGATGTGAAGGATGCGGCTGGACGTAAAATCACTGCCCCAGGCGTCTGCTTCATGATCCCACCTACTGACCCAGAGGCGGTGGCCATTTCTGACAAGTAAGTGTGTTCACTTGACTTATTAAACTTTGCCACAGGACAACAGTTTTATTCCAGGGTAGCTGAAACAACATGTATTGTGTGCCTGCAGCTTGGCTAGTCAGCAAAAAGTTCTTAAACAAAAGATGGCGTCCAGCAAAGCAACGCTACAGAAACGATATGATGTGCTGAAGAAGGAGAGTGGAGCAGGCACAGCTACAGGTACAGGAGGCATCCCCTCGTTGGAGTGTACTGTTCTTTACTCTCTGGAGCTTCATTTACATTACTGTTAGGAATGGATTACTGAAAAATTGTAGCAAATGATCAACTATTTAATCATACCAGTCTTATTGTTAAAATCTGTCACTTCATAGAAAggtatgaaaataaatatatttattttcaatattaCAATATTCACACTTTAATTTGAATGTAATAATCTTAATGGATTTAAcactaataaaatcaaaaattaatattttagtaATTACACTAATAAATCTCAGTGATTCATtaagtaaataaaatctaaGTACTTAAAGGAGTTTTCTGAAAGGAAATAAGAATTATGGTTAAGATTATCTTTAGCTGATTAACTTATCTCTCTGTGAAAGTTAAACTCAAGGTTTTCACACACAATTTGTGTTCTGAACACCTGACTGAAGTCTGAGGaaagattttgaaaagttcAGTAGAAAGTCAAACAGTTGCACTAAAGAACAAACAAATCCTGCTGGAAGAATTGGTGAACAAAACATGAAGTTATGGTGAATAAAACACCAATGAATTTTACCCAGGTTGATCCAGGCTTGGTTAATTATATTGGCTTGGGTCTCTCAGTCAATCATTGTCCCTGGCTCTGCTCATGCATCTCTCAGCGCCAGCCAGCTCACAGAAATCCCCCCATCGTGATGTCACCAAGGACGGACAATGGAGGAGTGTTTGGCTGGTAATGATGTGTAACAAAGCCAAGCGGCATCTATTATTCTCTCCAAACACTCTTCAATTCTAAACTTCTACATTCATATTGAGTAGcttaaaatgtcagaataaaaccATTACTTTGACATTCATCTAAATAAAGAGTTTATCATAACAGCTCCCAAATGTTTGGATGGGGTTTAAACCCTGGAAGATCACAGTCTGTGGATGATAGAAGTAGTTGTGTAagttaaatgtcatgttttactgCCTGCTAAGCACTCACTCACTGTTCAGTGATGCTATGTGATGTGATTGTGTGGCTGCAGACAAGGAGGAACAGCAGTGCCGCCAGCTGATGGCTGGTCTCGATAAGGTGGTCAGCGACCTGGACAAACAGGAGAAAGCTATTTACACTCGAGTGCGCCCACCGCTGGAGCAGAACAGGCCACTGCAGGACAGTGCTGACCGCCTCCAGGATATGAGGGTAATGACCACAGCTCCATTCTGTCTCCTTGTCTTGTCTTCATGCCACAGTGATAATGCACTGAGGTTGTTTCTCTCCAGGATATTGCTGCTGCTGTCAGTAGGGTTGAACCAGAGAAGACCTCTAAAGTTGCGGAGGCAAAAACCTTCTTGACTTCAAACCCGAAGTGCACTAGCGCTCCTCAGCTTCACAGCAAGATGGATGAGGCCAACAAGAAGTACACAAAGATAGATCAGCTTCTTCAGTGCTCTCAGGAGAAGTATGTGACCTGATGTTTTCCTCCGTCGATTTTTCTCAGGATTAGCTTTGCTCCTAGCACAAATGTGCAGAATTCCTTACATTTCTAAGTTCCTAAATTGATTTCAGTcaagtttgattgtttaaaccCAGCTTGTAATTAAAATTTTCTGAATCTTTTTAGACTGAAGAATTCCAACCAGCTGGAGACGTCTCTTCAGAATGGGAAGACTTTACTGTCTACCTACGAGAACAAGCTGGCCAGGGAGGAGGTTGCTCCAGCTGACATCCTCTCATTGGAGAAGATGCAGAAAGAACTTGCTGTAAGATGACTTTTGACATttctgaagcaaaacaaaatcatcacAGCATGTAGCAGCAATGGCTCTGGGTCATTTCAACCCTTCACTAATTCTTCCcctaatgattattttgcaagcttaaacaaaccattttgttcctttgtgTGTTGTCCTGTCATAATTATCATGTTTTAGCTTCACTTACCATAAACAATGCTTCTCTGGGTTGGCCATTTTGGTGAATTAGTTAAACATTAgtgaaaagatgaataaaatggTTGTTTTTAATCACATTTGTGCACTTGATCTAAATGAAGAATGAAGCATAAATAATAGATGAATATAGAACCATAAATGAGGAGTAATTAAGcaattttccatgttttttatttaaaattatgtaactaaatgtgaacatttaagCTGGAAGAAAGCAAGCAGATGATATTCTAACTGCATAAATAAAACATCCAATATGCAGATGGAGCAACAAACATGTTCATTCAGCATCACTAACAGAAACATAttgctgtgtttcttttttcttatccTGGCAGGATATGGGAGCAGACCTGAGGCCCCAGAGATCAGTGATTTCAGAGACGGAGCAGAACCTGCGCTTGGCCAAAAGCAGCTGTGATACCATGGCCAACAACTTTCAGGAGCATTGTCCTGATATTGAAAGACAGGAGGCTGATGTCCAGAAACTCAGCAAGCGCTACAACAACCTCAACAGACAGATTGACTACAGGTGAGGTGGACGTCTTCCTGAAGGAAACACTGGCCATAACACCACATGCTAACAACATTTAACTAATAATATATGTTGCTGCATACAAAGGTCTCAAAGCTTGCAGAGGGCCAAGATGGCTTACAAGAATTACCGGAATGATTATGACAACCTGAATACCTGGCTGTCTCGTGTCCCAAATTATGAGCCCCGTGAAACTGATGACCCGAGACAACTGGAAGCCAAGCTGAAGAATCAGAGGGTGAGACGAGCTACAACTGGATCTGAACCTCTTATGATTATTACTGTGTAAATATGTatgaaatatgttatatttatactaaaattaactttttttctacAGAACTTGCTCTCTGACATTACAAGAAAGGAATCCGACTTGAACAATATCTCCAAAAATGCCCAGCTATACCAGCAGGCCATCAAGGTGACACATTTAACTCACATTTTACCACAGTGATCAGTTATAATtaccagaaaacaatttaaagttcAGTTAATGGCCAACTCATTTCACTTTCTAGGACTATGAGAGTGAGACTGAGAAATTTAAATCCATTCTTGATCTTGAGGATGGACTTGTACCTCAGTCCTACAAGAGGAGCAGACTGGAATCACCTGCTCTGGCAGTAAAGGCAGAggtgaggtttaaaatacacgcacacacacacactatttgTATGTTTACAACATTAAATGAAATCTGTCACTGGTACTGTACTGAACCAATGCCCCATGACCCTCTCCTCCAGCATGTAgttcagaaaataaaagttgTAGAGGTGTTCTCTGATTAGCATTTAAGCCATTGCACCTAAAAATTgtttaatctaaaacaaaagTTGTGTTACAATTGAAAATTGTCATGTCCGTCTGTCTGTTCTGGTACCAGTAAATTGAGGGGATAAACTGACTCAGGAATGATCATGAATCCTCCTTAAGTGAATCAAAGTCTCACAAATAGACACTTTAAACTGCAGAGAACCATCCTGTAGAAGGAACCAGGTATCAGAGATAAGACCAGGCTGGTCACTATCCTCTCAAGGATGTTTTTGTAATCTTCAGAGGTTTTTGATAAattaacaataatttaaaaaaagaaaatatgaatgatttaaatattgTAGTTCTGTTTTCAATGGATCCGGTGACTTTTCATTGcattaaatcaaagaaaattgTAAGTCCTAATGTGTGTAGATTCATACTGAATCAGTGTTGTAGCCATAATTGAACATAAATGTTTCGAATTACTTCAACTTCCTTTTTGTGCTttgtttgactttttatttcactatttGCAGGAAGCTGCTATTGAAACAAAGTTCACAGAGGTGAATGCTGTGAGCAAACAAAGGCTGCAGAATCTTGAGTTTGCCCGAAGTCTTCTTAGCCAGGTGATTTTTACTCTaacattaatttaatattttcaaaacaaaaccattAACTGAATTAATATTTATGGATATCTGTCTACAGCAACCTGAAATTCCTCTTATCCAGTCTAGCAATGTGAAATcagtcaatgctgctgccccaGGAGGGGAGCCATGGCGAATCAGAAAGCAGCTGGAAGATGAGACTCACAGGAGAGAGCAGCTAGAAAAAGAAATTGAGACCATTCAGACTGACATTTACCTCCTGGAAGGACAAAAGCCCGAAGACACAATTGTCAAGAAGGAGCACATTAAAAAGGTAGCAGACCCACAGTTGGATGAGGAAATACACAAGGTTCACCAGAAGCTCTCAGAGGAGCGGCGCACCACCCATGTGCTGGAGAATGACCTAGAGATCCTCAAGCTGAAACTACGTGGCCTTGAGACAGAGGTCAAAGAAGGAGCACAGCAGTACACAGTCAAAGAGGTTTTGCGCATTGAAAGAGACCGTGGTCAGGAGGAGGAGGTTCGCACGCTTCGGGATGAGCTAGAAGAGCTAAGAAGACACAAGATGTTGAAAAGATAATGAGCTTATTCAGATCCAAAAGCAGGTTACCCTACTAGCTGAGCagaaaaacagggaacaggAAGTAATCACTGAGGAGGAAGTGATCAAAGTCCAGAATGACCCCCAACTTGAGTCAGAGTACCGACTTCTCCTTGacaggaaacagaaagaaatggatAACAGAAAGCAGTTGGAGGATGAGCTGCAGTTCCTGCAGGAGAAGCTCAGAAGGTTAGAGAAGGAGAAAGAAATTGCTGAGGAGAAGATTTCCATCAAGGAGGTGCTTAAAGTAGAGAAAGATGTTGTCTTTGAAAGAGAGGTAGAAAACCTCAGAAGACAGTATGAGGATGAGATGGCCAGACGAAGATCATCACAACGGGAGAAGACAGACCTCCATAGGAAAATTCAGAGCCTGGAGGAAGAGAAATCTAAGGTTGTGGTTCAGGAGAAGATGCGTGAGATTGTCCGCCCTGACCCCAAGGCTGAGAATGAAGTGGCCAACCTCCGTCTTGAAGTTGTAGAGCAACAGAGGCGCTACAGAGATGCTTATCTTCAACTGAAATCCCTGCAGGATGAGCTGACAATGCTGAGGAACAGAGGACCTCAAGTGGAAGTTAAAGAGATCATTAAAGAAGTAATCAAATACAAGACTGATCCACAGACTGAAAAAGAGCTGGAGAGACTTCGCAATGAAATTGTTGATAAAACTCACCTGACAGAGAAATCTGAGATGGAAATCCGTCAACTCCGGGATGAAATTGAAAGATGGAAGGCAACTAAACCGCAAATACAGACTAAAGAAGTGGTCAATGAAGTGTTGCAGTACCGAGAAGATCCCAAGACTAAAGAAGAGATCGAAACTTTGAAAAGGAAGCTGGCTGATGAACAGAAGAAACGTCTTGATCTTGAGAGTGAACGGTCAACTCAAGAAGAGAAGATTAGACTGAAGAAGATTGATCTGTCTCAGGTGCGAGAAAAGGTTGTTCAGCAAGAAGTGGTCAAGATGAAAGAAGATCCTGTTCTCAAGTCAGAGTGTGAAACATTCCAACAAAGCATCAACAGcgagcaaaaacaaagagagaaccTTAAATCAGAGCTCTTCCAACTGCAGAGACAGATTGCTGACCTGGACCTGCAACTGGAGGAACTAGAGCGTGAGCGCAGGGCAAGGCGTGATGCAGATCTGGAGATCCAGAGACTTCGCATCAGACTCAATGAGTTGGAGATCCGGGACAAAGAGAACCGTGAAAAGGTGACTGTCAAACAGAAGGTTGTACTGCAGCAGGATCCCCAACAGGAGAAGGAACATTCCATCCTCAAACTACAGCTTCATGAAGAGCGACACAAGCGCACCCTGCTCGAGAAAGAATTGAACGCCCTCAGTCAGCAGCAACGTACCCTGGAGAAGATAGATgtgaaggaaagagttgtccgCACTGAGAAAGTGCAAGTGGAGAGGGACCCAGAAGCTGAGCTTGAGATTGAGAACCTAAGGAGAACTTTAGAAGATGAGAAAAGGAGAAGGCGTGATCTTGACCAGGAGCTGTCTTTGCTCACCTCCAAGCTCTCTGATATGGAATTTGCAAACACGAAGTCTACTAAAGAACTTGACTACATCCGTGACAAAAGTAGCCAACTCCAACAAGAAAACCAAAGGCTGCAAAATGAGATCCGCAAACTTCAGTCAGAAATTGATATCACCTACAAAGAGACTCGACTTATCACAGAGTCTGCACCAAGGGAGGATGGCAGGAACTTGGAGTTGAGGCTTGACTCACTTCAGAAGGAACTAACAGATCTGAAAAGCATAACAACCCAAAAAGACAAGGAGATTGAAAAGCTTAAGAAGAACCTGGCAGCAGTGAGGATGAAGAGAGAGCAAAGGGAAAGCCACCTCCGCAGATCCATTGTTGTTATTGATCCTGATACAGGAAAGGAGATGCGACCAGAAGAGGCATACCGTCTAGGGTTGATCGACTGGAAGATGTTTGTTAATCTGCAGAGTCAGGAGTGCGATTGGGAGGAGATCACAGTTAAAGGCCCAACTGGAGAATCCTCTGTGCTTCATGACAGAAAATCAGGGAAGAAGTTCTCCATTGATGATGCACTGCGTCTTGGGCACATCACAAATCAACAGCTTCAGCAGTacacagacaaaaaaataaccATTCAGGAGTTTGGTGTAATGGTGTCTGCCGCGCAAAAGTAAACCTCTCAACGGCCTCCCTGCTGTTCTCTATCTTGTCACTCTGGCATTAGGACTGCAGCTTAAATTTCCAAGCTACATTATGTATTCATTTTCTTATGCATATTCAGTTTTGTTGCACTGAATACGCCTGGTTGTTAGAAACTAGTTTATCTTCAAGCTAATCAGGGTCCCCCTGATTAGCTTGAAGataaacttttatttctctGAGTAGGTAAAAGGGTTGGTGGTTTATCTTTCATTTGATCATTGTACTGGGATTAAATGTATCCTTTATTCATGGGGATTCCCTATGTTTATATGCTGTTCATTCATCAAACTGTGTACTCATCAAGCTTTaataaaatttcttttaatctgaggGTTGTGGAGGTTTTGAGTAATATATTTGAATGATATACACTAATTTAAAACAATCGAATGAGCAACTGTCATTGAAACATTGGTTGCAttataaaatacttaaaaacattaaaatagccACCATCTGCTGCAACCCAGTGTTTGAGAAAATGGAGCAAACAAAACACTCGGAAGGTCCAAGAGCactttctgtattaaaatacacagactTGATACCAAAGAAATAATTAACCTAAATACCAGCACAAAGTTCTTTTAagtagcacaaaaaaaaaaatgaattactCTAAAACAACTACATTCACAATTCTATTATATGTGTCTGCACATATAAAATATGGCTAACTGACCTTAATGAGCTGGTTGCACCTGGCTGAAAGGAAACGAGACCCCAACAAGAAAGTTATCAGCTTAAACAATGGAAAGGGCTCAAAACCACTTTCAAGAAGGCAAAACATCATGGTGTGAGGCAAAAGATGCAGGTTGTTTCCAGCCAGCTGAAAGCATGTCCAAACAAAAtgtccagattcttcaaggGAAACAGCCAGGAAGAAATCAAAGCCTCAGGACTGAACACTCATATCAAACTGTCTTGAAAATAGAAGATACAAAATAAGCTAAAAACAAATGACCAGAAACCGAAGTCAGAGTATATAAAGGAAACTGGGTTAATGCTTAGAAAAGTCTTAACTACAACCAGTTAAGATCTTTTTAGAAGAAAACAAGATTCTTTGGACTAAAGTGAAGCATTCATGGGCGACCAAAAAAAGTGGGATTCAGTAATGATTGCTAAACCTGCATTGACCAAAAAGATGATGCTCGAACATTTGGTGCAATCCTAATTACACATACAGATGAGTAGATGAAGATAGCAAAAACATGTCCACTGTCACTGATGGTGTGGGCTGCATGTCATGTAAAAGAACAGCACAGATGCCACAAGATATATACATTTGAACATCCGAATTTTGACATTAATCTCATTCCGTCGATCCAAAGTAGTTTTTATGATGATAAACTAATTTGTCTCAATAATAAAGCATCTATCTACAACCAAACACCAAAGAGCAATCAAGCCTTTCTTCAAGAAAGGGAGATCAGTCAAGTGACATTTCCAGCTAATAATCGGGATCTTAATTCATATGACCATTTAAGGTGAAACCATTATCTTAAATGCATGGAAAGGCTCAACCCTGCAAAGTTGATTGATCCGTGTGAGTCTTGCAACATGACCGAATAAGAatatcactttttatttttaaagtcctCAAAGAATTCAAGCTGTTAATAAATACACAATTACTTCCAAGTACTGATTAAGATGTTTGGTTTCTGATTTCAATTTTTCCACAATATGGAGTGATTGAATAGGATCAATAAAGATTCAGTACTGACATTATATTTCCAGGGGGGTATAAATGTTGATGAGCAGCCATATTTATCTTGCTCCCACACACCTTGAGTGGAATGGTAAGGGAGGTAAACAAAATAACTTCCAGATGCCACCTACATGCTAACCAGTTGTGACACAAGAAAAAATGAATATCCTGtcctataaaacataaaatatgaagTTTGCTCAGTGCTGCTGGCACATTAACTGGAACcatgcgctttggtccgactgTGACTGAGCTTGTCAGGTCAATTGTTTCACGTGAAACAATTTTTCATGTTGGTGGCACATTATATGAAGTTACATTATTCAGCTATATTTAGCGATAGTATGACATTTACATGTTATTATGATATTGTGGAGCCTGAATATCTCATGTCCattgttaagtatggtggacgATGTGTGATTATGtcggcctgtttctcttttttttagcaGGTCGGATAGAATTGAACATTATATTGAATCTCAGTCGTCATTGCAGTATCGCAAAAGGCTGCTTGGCTTCGATAGATATCATTTCAAGTGCCGTGCATTCACACTCTGCATGCCAAGTGCACACTGTATATGTTCAGTTGAATAGTTTCCAAGTGCCTGTGTTGCCCACATCAGAGGCATAATTTTAGTAAGTGAGATGCTGAACCTCATAAAAAATGGCGGGAAAGTTGCAATGATGGAAAACAAGCAAAACAGTCAggataatgtgttttattaatattgCCATTGTGATAGtttcacagttacatgttttcctgatattaTGCAGCCTGAACACTTCATGTCCAGTGTTAAGTAAGCTGGAAGATGTGTAATTCACTGGGCCTGTTTCCCTTTTTCCTGAAGGCACTGGCAACCTTAGTgctgaactctttgaaatacctGGACATTTTTAAGCTAGGTCCTATTGAGAACCTGTGGGATGAGCTGAAAAGATGATGGTATATGAGGACCAAAATGATTTTGAAAGACTGTGTATGCTTCAATCTGGTGAAATGATATAGAGGAAGACTAAGATCcgtcctgttggaaaatgtaggttgtacaaagtattaaACATAGGGACCCATAATTGTGCCACCTATGAttttggtaaaaaataaaatattaactaGAGATTTTTCCTCAATGAATAATTGTACTCATATTAAAGTTGGATTTTCtacttttcagtgtgagattatactACTGTTAGAAAAGATTCGTTTATCTAAcgacttttttttacatctttatcAGTGGTTCCAATAAATGTGTTTAGAAATAGATATAAATGAGGTAATCGATTAACAAACCATCAAATATTACTTTTCCTCACTGTGAAAAATTAATCTTCTTAACTAGTATAATTATATAAAGCCAGAATGGAACAAGGAAACACTAGACCATAGCTGTGATTTTAGACGTTTTTAACTGATATTTTAGATAATAATAACATTACATTACTATTTTTAAACCTTCTTATTTCGTATAATGTTTAATGACGTTGACCGCAGAGTCAAACTAGGAGGCGGATATTCTACACACACGCACGGAGGAAGGCTTCCAGTGGGT is a window of Girardinichthys multiradiatus isolate DD_20200921_A chromosome Y, DD_fGirMul_XY1, whole genome shotgun sequence DNA encoding:
- the LOC124863722 gene encoding LOW QUALITY PROTEIN: periplakin-like (The sequence of the model RefSeq protein was modified relative to this genomic sequence to represent the inferred CDS: deleted 1 base in 1 codon) yields the protein MFKGKSKKTASITPASTQQKTTTTTELAALIEKLQKSADKVEKNIYDIEQNLNKDVSKINDGKQPLYQEDTNKRILNSLELLDSLDEDARNTKRLQHPQAEMIEQDMFQLRERVNKLKEEHDRIYHLSRTEGMPSVNWGNIMEDKMENLNNKGYGQDLSTVESEVEEHNIFHSEVEALAPHISTGGDKEYINGLQMKYSKLLASSSARQRYLVTLRDYMQCCTNGLFWMDQQAEERFNYDWSDTNLDYPARQRQYENFISKCLEAKEATITKLNDDGKSLIAAQHPGNNVIEAHMDAVHADWKEYLNLLICEENHLKQMDEYHKFHKEARDTQDLLKRLDTDVNQKYNPEFKDVYQLESLISELDDQANAVEHFDERVKALQKCSLQVLPLKYRRETPQKLLPIEALCEFDADEGQVLRGERYTLLRNNGAKWDVKDAAGRKITAPGVCFMIPPTDPEAVAISDNLASQQKVLKQKMASSKATLQKRYDVLKKESGAGTATDKEEQQCRQLMAGLDKVVSDLDKQEKAIYTRVRPPLEQNRPLQDSADRLQDMRDIAAAVSRVEPEKTSKVAEAKTFLTSNPKCTSAPQLHSKMDEANKKYTKIDQLLQCSQEKLKNSNQLETSLQNGKTLLSTYENKLAREEVAPADILSLEKMQKELADMGADLRPQRSVISETEQNLRLAKSSCDTMANNFQEHCPDIERQEADVQKLSKRYNNLNRQIDYRSQSLQRAKMAYKNYRNDYDNLNTWLSRVPNYEPRETDDPRQLEAKLKNQRNLLSDITRKESDLNNISKNAQLYQQAIKDYESETEKFKSILDLEDGLVPQSYKRSRLESPALAVKAEEAAIETKFTEVNAVSKQRLQNLEFARSLLSQQPEIPLIQSSNVKSVNAAAPGGEPWRIRKQLEDETHRREQLEKEIETIQTDIYLLEGQKPEDTIVKKEHIKKVADPQLDEEIHKVHQKLSEERRTTHVLENDLEILKLKLRGLETEVKEGAQQYTVKEVLRIERDRGQEEEVRTLRDELEELRRHKMLKDNELIQIQKQVTLLAEQKNREQEVITEEEVIKVQNDPQLESEYRLLLDRKQKEMDNRKQLEDELQFLQEKLRRLEKEKEIAEEKISIKEVLKVEKDVVFEREVENLRRQYEDEMARRRSSQREKTDLHRKIQSLEEEKSKVVVQEKMREIVRPDPKAENEVANLRLEVVEQQRRYRDAYLQLKSLQDELTMLRNRGPQVEVKEIIKEVIKYKTDPQTEKELERLRNEIVDKTHLTEKSEMEIRQLRDEIERWKATKPQIQTKEVVNEVLQYREDPKTKEEIETLKRKLADEQKKRLDLESERSTQEEKIRLKKIDLSQVREKVVQQEVVKMKEDPVLKSECETFQQSINSEQKQRENLKSELFQLQRQIADLDLQLEELERERRARRDADLEIQRLRIRLNELEIRDKENREKVTVKQKVVLQQDPQQEKEHSILKLQLHEERHKRTLLEKELNALSQQQRTLEKIDVKERVVRTEKVQVERDPEAELEIENLRRTLEDEKRRRRDLDQELSLLTSKLSDMEFANTKSTKELDYIRDKSSQLQQENQRLQNEIRKLQSEIDITYKETRLITESAPREDGRNLELRLDSLQKELTDLKSITTQKDKEIEKLKKNLAAVRMKREQRESHLRRSIVVIDPDTGKEMRPEEAYRLGLIDWKMFVNLQSQECDWEEITVKGPTGESSVLHDRKSGKKFSIDDALRLGHITNQQLQQYTDKKITIQEFGVMVSAAQK